One genomic window of Leptospira paudalimensis includes the following:
- a CDS encoding FapA family protein, translating into MSLTEFLTEELKEFDRKEKEQVEVIADTIEECLAIASSHLGRKVHEIDYTVLKRGKKSLFFSEPYHIRASVIPDDMLLDELSLLDEHLTGGSGKLVSKELKELVTPKNKDGRVVVKIYRTGVFLTVYPPSGEGLEMTMADVSKKLSFRGVAGVDQNLINKILKEKKGEPVLISNQKPKPGNDSSCNVEIAQENMRAFVTVFPARPGGRDLEVSDIVAALKGMGVAHGLKEDEIRKHLEEEVQNKPFIGAEGDFPVNGKNAEIKYYVRTEKKINFKEDQTGRVDYKDLDMIENVVVGQLLAEKLPAEKGKFGRNLFGMVLPAKDGLDTELKQGKGTILSEDKMRLTAEVNGQVLYAAGRLSVETVYRINGDVGVRTGNVTFLGSIIITGNVEDNYSVKAAGNIEIYGTVQKAIVEADGDIIVRQGVTGREEARVESTGGNIVAKFIQNATCITEKDIIVQEGILHSHLMAGGKISCKGKRGQIVGGTIQAAQLISAKIIGSQANPQTDLIVGNNPKILKQISEFEEKKKENQDKLDQLTKTMRTLKARKDADPASFTAEQDAHLQKLEAGTKKLEKRIAEASKDIQTLTEYMDEQAASGRVSVEKTIFPGVTIRIRNAEYKLRHETKAKTFYEEESQVRSQPYEDPDETKNDWRKKRGRGKSKN; encoded by the coding sequence ATGTCTCTCACGGAATTTCTTACAGAGGAACTGAAAGAGTTCGATCGTAAGGAAAAAGAACAAGTGGAAGTCATTGCCGATACCATCGAAGAGTGTCTGGCAATTGCTTCAAGTCACTTGGGTCGTAAAGTTCACGAAATCGATTATACTGTTTTAAAACGCGGAAAAAAATCCTTATTTTTTTCTGAACCTTACCACATTCGAGCATCTGTTATCCCTGATGATATGTTACTCGATGAACTGAGTTTACTAGATGAACACCTAACGGGTGGTAGCGGGAAATTAGTCTCAAAAGAATTAAAAGAACTTGTCACACCAAAAAACAAAGACGGGCGTGTGGTTGTGAAAATATACAGAACCGGTGTGTTTTTAACTGTTTACCCACCTTCCGGCGAAGGTCTCGAAATGACAATGGCAGATGTTTCCAAAAAACTGTCGTTTCGTGGTGTGGCAGGTGTTGATCAAAACCTGATCAATAAAATCCTCAAAGAGAAAAAAGGGGAACCAGTTCTTATCTCCAACCAAAAACCAAAACCTGGAAATGACTCCAGTTGCAATGTGGAGATTGCCCAAGAGAATATGCGTGCCTTTGTCACAGTTTTCCCTGCAAGACCTGGTGGGCGTGATTTAGAAGTTTCTGATATCGTTGCCGCACTAAAAGGGATGGGTGTGGCTCATGGTTTAAAAGAAGACGAAATCCGAAAACATCTGGAGGAAGAAGTTCAGAACAAACCATTCATTGGAGCCGAAGGTGATTTCCCAGTAAACGGCAAAAACGCCGAAATCAAATACTATGTTCGCACGGAAAAGAAAATCAATTTCAAAGAAGACCAAACTGGTCGTGTGGACTACAAAGATTTGGATATGATCGAAAACGTTGTCGTTGGACAATTGTTAGCTGAAAAGCTCCCAGCTGAAAAAGGAAAGTTTGGTCGCAATTTATTTGGAATGGTTTTACCAGCCAAGGATGGTTTGGACACCGAACTCAAACAAGGCAAAGGAACCATTCTCTCCGAAGACAAGATGCGCCTAACGGCCGAAGTCAATGGACAAGTGTTATACGCTGCTGGTCGCCTTTCTGTGGAAACTGTCTACCGCATCAATGGGGATGTGGGAGTACGTACAGGAAACGTGACTTTCCTTGGTTCCATCATCATCACAGGAAACGTGGAAGACAATTATTCGGTCAAAGCTGCAGGGAATATCGAAATTTATGGTACGGTCCAGAAAGCTATCGTGGAAGCGGATGGGGACATTATCGTCCGCCAAGGGGTCACAGGGCGCGAGGAGGCACGTGTGGAGTCCACAGGAGGCAATATCGTTGCCAAGTTCATCCAGAACGCCACCTGCATTACAGAAAAAGACATCATTGTGCAAGAAGGGATTTTGCATTCCCATCTCATGGCTGGGGGAAAAATTTCCTGTAAAGGAAAACGGGGACAGATTGTAGGGGGAACCATCCAAGCAGCCCAACTCATATCTGCCAAAATCATTGGTTCCCAAGCAAACCCACAAACCGATCTCATCGTAGGAAACAATCCAAAGATCTTAAAACAAATTAGTGAGTTTGAAGAGAAGAAAAAAGAAAACCAAGACAAACTCGACCAACTCACAAAAACCATGCGTACCCTCAAAGCGAGAAAAGACGCTGACCCTGCTAGTTTTACCGCGGAACAAGATGCCCATTTGCAAAAATTAGAAGCAGGAACCAAAAAACTCGAAAAACGAATCGCTGAGGCCAGTAAGGACATCCAAACCCTCACCGAATACATGGACGAACAGGCAGCTAGTGGTCGTGTTTCCGTAGAAAAGACTATCTTTCCAGGTGTTACCATCCGTATCCGCAATGCCGAATACAAACTCCGCCACGAGACCAAGGCCAAGACCTTCTACGAAGAAGAGTCCCAAGTCCGCAGTCAGCCATACGAAGACCCAGACGAAACGAAAAATGACTGGAGAAAAAAGAGAGGGCGTGGTAAGTCTAAGAATTAG
- the whiG gene encoding RNA polymerase sigma factor WhiG, with product MSRLLDKYNQFDETDLWKQYRVKKDAEIRSYLVEKYSPLVKHVAGRIAIGMPQNVEFEDLVSYGVFGLLDAIEKFDPSREIKFKTYAMTRIRGSIFDELRSVDWIPRSIRQKAKQLENIIAMLENKEGKKVDDEEIAKELGVSMEEYNSLLAKLSGTSLVSLNDIWFLGDENDEVSFMETLESPMNMNPDNIIEKEEIKNVIVEAIQSLPEKEKKVIVLYYYEDLTLKEIGEVLEVTESRISQLHTKAVARLRSKLSKVKSAIQKR from the coding sequence ATGTCAAGATTGCTAGACAAATACAATCAGTTTGATGAGACAGATCTTTGGAAACAATACCGTGTCAAAAAAGACGCGGAGATCCGAAGTTACCTTGTTGAAAAATATTCACCTCTCGTCAAACACGTGGCTGGGCGGATTGCGATCGGAATGCCACAAAATGTGGAATTCGAAGACCTCGTCAGTTATGGCGTCTTTGGTCTGTTAGATGCAATTGAGAAGTTTGACCCTTCTCGAGAAATTAAATTTAAAACCTATGCGATGACCCGTATCCGTGGGTCCATTTTCGACGAACTTAGAAGTGTGGACTGGATCCCTCGTTCCATCCGCCAAAAAGCAAAACAACTCGAAAACATCATTGCCATGCTCGAAAACAAAGAGGGCAAAAAAGTCGATGATGAAGAGATCGCAAAAGAACTCGGTGTGTCGATGGAAGAGTATAACTCTCTTCTTGCTAAACTTTCTGGTACCTCTCTTGTTTCATTAAACGACATTTGGTTTCTCGGTGATGAGAACGATGAAGTTTCCTTTATGGAAACGTTAGAGTCTCCGATGAATATGAACCCAGACAATATCATCGAAAAAGAAGAAATCAAAAACGTAATTGTCGAAGCCATCCAATCCCTACCTGAAAAAGAGAAAAAAGTCATTGTATTATACTATTACGAAGACTTAACATTAAAAGAGATTGGAGAAGTTTTGGAAGTCACTGAGTCTAGAATTTCTCAACTTCATACCAAAGCAGTCGCAAGACTCCGCAGTAAACTTTCTAAAGTCAAATCAGCGATTCAAAAAAGGTAA
- a CDS encoding MinD/ParA family protein yields MDQAANLRKLTETGTGLKLVQPQDAAKKTKIIAVASGKGGVGKSTVSVNLAISIAKTGLKVLIFDGDLGLANVNVLLGIIPKYNLYHVVKGHKSLKDIVISTPEGVDIIAGASGYSQLANLNETQRNNLIKGFAELDRYDVMIIDTGAGISANVIGLVMPADEVVVVTTPEPTSITDSYGLIKSIVSQSKDKNLKIIVNRVRSAIEGKKVADRVIDISGQFLEVQVENLGFIFQDEEVEKSIREQKPFIIGAPRSKAAACLTRVTHTLLQTEGGYDDEEGLTGFFKKFFSFVDFKEKEMESRMEEDN; encoded by the coding sequence ATGGACCAAGCAGCAAATCTTCGAAAGTTAACAGAAACTGGTACTGGATTAAAACTCGTTCAACCCCAGGACGCCGCTAAAAAGACCAAAATCATTGCGGTTGCCTCTGGAAAGGGAGGAGTGGGTAAAAGTACAGTTTCTGTCAACTTAGCCATCTCCATCGCAAAAACTGGTCTAAAGGTTCTCATCTTTGATGGTGACTTGGGCCTTGCCAATGTGAACGTCCTTCTCGGCATCATTCCGAAATACAATTTATACCATGTGGTGAAAGGCCATAAGTCCTTAAAGGACATCGTCATTTCCACTCCCGAGGGTGTGGACATCATTGCAGGTGCCTCCGGGTACTCCCAACTTGCCAACCTCAACGAAACCCAAAGGAATAACCTCATCAAAGGTTTTGCGGAACTCGATCGTTATGACGTGATGATCATTGATACAGGTGCTGGGATTTCGGCAAACGTCATTGGCCTTGTGATGCCAGCGGATGAAGTGGTGGTGGTGACAACCCCAGAACCAACGTCCATTACCGACTCCTATGGTCTGATCAAATCGATAGTCTCACAATCCAAAGACAAAAATCTGAAAATCATCGTGAACCGTGTGCGCTCTGCCATTGAAGGGAAAAAAGTGGCCGACCGAGTCATTGATATCTCGGGTCAATTTTTGGAAGTCCAAGTGGAAAACTTAGGGTTTATTTTCCAAGATGAAGAAGTAGAAAAATCCATCAGGGAACAAAAACCATTTATCATTGGAGCTCCTCGTTCCAAAGCAGCGGCTTGTCTCACACGAGTCACACACACCCTCTTACAAACAGAAGGTGGTTATGATGATGAAGAGGGCCTCACAGGATTTTTTAAGAAATTCTTTAGCTTTGTCGACTTCAAGGAAAAAGAAATGGAATCGAGAATGGAGGAAGACAACTAA